The following proteins are co-located in the Microbacterium sp. SORGH_AS_0888 genome:
- a CDS encoding D-arabinono-1,4-lactone oxidase — MPASVGRNWAGNLSYSARELIAPDSVNELAETIRREPRLRVLGSRHCFTDIADTDGVLVSLASLAAAPIELDEAAGTVRVPAGARYGEIAPTLDAAGFAVGNLASLPHISVAGAVQTGTHGSGDRSRSLAGQVAAVEMLGADGEPVVLRRGDTEFDGAVVALGALGVVTHVHLEVEPRFELAQTVYDGGDWDAILGDLDAVTSAARSVSLFTTWRDPDRVDLIWTKHAATDPGLDAAALGARPADGPRHPIAGVDPSPATEQGGVLGPWYERLPHFRLAFTPSAGAELQTEYLVARADAVSAIEALRRLAARIAPLLLVAEVRTIARDELWLSPAQGRDTVGLHFTWRPDQPAVEALLPTIEEALPPSARPHWGKLFTMEAETVRERYPRWDDFRALRARRDPEGRFTNAYLRRLGI; from the coding sequence ATGCCCGCATCCGTCGGCCGCAACTGGGCCGGTAACCTCTCCTACTCCGCGCGCGAGCTGATCGCGCCGGACTCCGTGAACGAGCTGGCCGAGACGATCCGGCGTGAGCCGCGGCTGCGTGTGCTCGGCTCGCGCCACTGCTTCACCGACATCGCCGACACCGACGGCGTGCTGGTCTCCCTCGCCTCGCTCGCGGCCGCGCCGATCGAGCTCGACGAGGCCGCAGGCACCGTTCGGGTGCCGGCCGGCGCCCGCTACGGCGAGATCGCCCCGACGCTGGATGCGGCCGGCTTCGCGGTGGGGAACCTCGCCTCCCTGCCGCACATCTCGGTCGCGGGCGCCGTGCAGACGGGGACCCACGGCTCGGGAGACCGCTCGCGCTCCCTCGCCGGGCAGGTCGCGGCGGTCGAGATGCTCGGAGCGGACGGCGAGCCCGTCGTCCTCCGACGCGGCGACACCGAGTTCGACGGGGCCGTCGTCGCGCTGGGCGCGCTCGGCGTCGTCACGCACGTGCACCTGGAGGTCGAGCCGCGCTTCGAGCTCGCGCAGACCGTCTACGACGGCGGGGACTGGGACGCCATCCTCGGCGACCTCGACGCCGTGACCTCGGCGGCCCGCAGCGTGAGCCTGTTCACCACGTGGCGCGACCCGGACCGCGTCGACCTGATCTGGACCAAGCACGCCGCGACCGATCCGGGGCTGGACGCCGCGGCGCTGGGCGCTCGCCCGGCGGACGGCCCGCGACATCCCATCGCCGGAGTCGACCCCTCTCCCGCGACGGAGCAGGGTGGCGTGCTCGGCCCCTGGTACGAGCGGCTGCCGCACTTCCGGCTCGCCTTCACCCCCTCGGCCGGGGCGGAGCTGCAGACCGAGTACCTCGTCGCGCGCGCAGACGCGGTGAGCGCGATCGAGGCGCTCCGGCGGCTCGCCGCGCGCATCGCGCCGCTGCTGCTCGTCGCCGAGGTGCGCACGATCGCCCGCGACGAGCTGTGGCTGAGCCCCGCGCAGGGCAGGGACACGGTCGGACTGCACTTCACCTGGCGACCCGATCAGCCGGCCGTCGAGGCGCTGCTGCCGACGATCGAGGAGGCGCTGCCGCCCAGCGCCCGCCCGCACTGGGGGAAGCTGTTCACGATGGAAGCCGAAACGGTCCGCGAGCGTTACCCCCGCTGGGACGACTTCCGCGCGCTCCGGGCGCGGCGCGATCCCGAGGGCCGCTTCACGAACGCCTACCTTCGCCGGCTCGGAATCTGA
- a CDS encoding glycosyltransferase, giving the protein MSSTSSSTTRPTTPRRSPPSTRDRTRSRPSSASSSPRCSSTTSARTPTRRWARSTTATRSSKGATSSSGVDGDTIAHPKAVEYLETEAVSDSRIGGISAIFTIDDRPIKGLLAKFLIAGQRTQFAAFNLQNLLRGRNMAVLGGQFSIFSTNALRDAMKANHQVTPWVKDSEVEDSLLSLQIKSAGYLTKISPYARANVGGMTTLKGYDAQQVKWTYGAIELMWPGQRGDTKGQPFHPNLRLRWFENFGMLTNLFVRVAFIILLAGSLSINAFVFSPLWLIPPLVAVMLNVRIAMTMKYCDQRDILFAALVFPAELFMWVRLGHFLRSWSRFLSRKKVDNWAMQAKAEKGGGAGGHWVPLVLLVAVLIAMAVIWNMLGPVAQSSILWVGWPIVGVVTVLQTVLMFSKLIRRYQGYKV; this is encoded by the coding sequence ATGTCATCCACGTCGTCATCAACAACACGACCGACGACACCGCGAAGATCGCCGCCGAGTACGCGGGACCGCACGAGATCACGACCGAGCTCGGCGAGCAGTTCACCGAGGTGTTCGTCCACGACATCGGCAAGAACCCCGACAAGAAGGTGGGCGCGCTCAACTACGGCTACTCGCTCGTCGAAGGGTGCGACTTCCTCCTCGGGCGTCGACGGCGACACGATCGCGCACCCGAAGGCGGTCGAGTATCTCGAGACCGAGGCCGTCAGCGACTCGCGCATCGGCGGCATCTCGGCGATCTTCACGATCGACGATCGCCCGATCAAGGGGCTGCTCGCGAAGTTCCTCATCGCCGGCCAGCGCACCCAGTTCGCCGCGTTCAACCTGCAGAACCTTCTGCGCGGGCGCAACATGGCCGTGCTCGGCGGGCAGTTCTCGATCTTCTCGACCAACGCGCTGCGCGACGCGATGAAGGCCAACCACCAGGTGACGCCGTGGGTGAAGGACAGCGAGGTCGAGGACTCGCTGCTCTCGCTGCAGATCAAGAGCGCGGGGTACCTCACCAAGATCAGCCCCTACGCCCGCGCCAACGTGGGCGGCATGACGACCTTGAAGGGCTACGACGCGCAGCAGGTCAAGTGGACGTACGGGGCGATCGAGCTCATGTGGCCCGGCCAGCGCGGCGACACGAAGGGGCAGCCGTTCCACCCCAATCTGCGCCTGCGGTGGTTCGAGAACTTCGGCATGCTCACGAACCTGTTCGTGCGCGTCGCGTTCATCATCCTGCTCGCCGGCTCGCTGTCCATCAACGCGTTCGTCTTCTCACCGCTGTGGCTGATCCCGCCGCTCGTGGCCGTGATGCTGAACGTCCGCATCGCGATGACGATGAAGTACTGCGACCAGCGCGACATCCTGTTCGCGGCGCTCGTGTTCCCCGCCGAGCTGTTCATGTGGGTGCGCCTCGGTCACTTCCTCCGTTCCTGGAGCCGGTTCCTCTCGCGCAAGAAGGTCGACAACTGGGCCATGCAGGCCAAGGCGGAGAAGGGCGGCGGCGCGGGAGGCCACTGGGTGCCGCTCGTGCTGCTCGTCGCGGTCCTCATCGCGATGGCCGTCATCTGGAACATGCTCGGACCGGTCGCGCAGTCCTCGATCCTCTGGGTCGGATGGCCGATCGTCGGCGTCGTCACCGTGCTCCAGACCGTCCTCATGTTCAGCAAGCTCATCCGTCGGTACCAGGGCTACAAGGTCTGA
- a CDS encoding fructose 1,6-bisphosphatase, which yields MTRTTSRRIAAAALAIVLGIALSGCSQIVDAFNNLQGDKAVVATPTSAPSASMVFNSQFTYDGSVSLSTDVAPDLELRLDVWAQDPKRTQEWTPTNDKTFGFAVNVHDKRVDEKAVLTQKRRVYISAIQITSQTAQTSGQSQMPYQFQADPRTLVPSDTLRSDRGLLLNSFQGGLLVPEQTIHQLPADAYGITLTFAMTVSVEGTANTDSSFQQQVVYQYLPIAIFTP from the coding sequence GTGACCCGTACGACATCGCGCCGGATCGCGGCGGCTGCGCTCGCGATCGTCCTCGGCATCGCGCTCAGCGGCTGCTCGCAGATCGTCGACGCCTTCAACAACCTGCAGGGCGACAAGGCGGTCGTGGCCACGCCCACGTCCGCGCCGTCGGCGTCCATGGTGTTCAACTCGCAGTTCACGTACGACGGCTCCGTCAGCCTCTCCACGGACGTCGCCCCCGATCTCGAGCTGCGCCTGGACGTCTGGGCCCAGGACCCGAAGCGCACGCAGGAGTGGACGCCGACGAACGACAAGACCTTCGGGTTCGCGGTCAACGTGCACGACAAGCGCGTCGACGAGAAGGCCGTGCTGACGCAGAAGCGTCGCGTCTACATCTCCGCGATCCAGATCACCTCGCAGACCGCCCAGACGAGCGGCCAGTCGCAGATGCCGTACCAGTTCCAGGCGGACCCGCGCACGCTCGTGCCGAGCGACACGCTCCGCTCGGACCGCGGCCTGCTGCTGAACAGCTTCCAGGGCGGCCTGCTGGTCCCGGAGCAGACGATCCACCAGCTCCCCGCGGACGCCTACGGGATCACGCTGACCTTCGCCATGACGGTCTCGGTCGAAGGCACCGCGAACACCGACAGCTCGTTCCAGCAGCAGGTCGTCTACCAGTACCTGCCGATCGCGATCTTCACGCCCTGA
- a CDS encoding cell wall metabolism sensor histidine kinase WalK: MLALLHTAITGFDDSTIARLLIIALSLSFLGMSTYLTARQTRAFKRLLQRQAGKLQETVARVRSQERRVSLMLNAIDTGIVRLSADGRVLAMNDTYRWLYGLSGSDPTAPPTSVEYVALRGPALSENDRPIVRAARGETLEEERIWLFDADGGWHALSVSTRPLPDSANEAPSILLVIHDITALIESRRAQERMAAVVSHELRNPLTAILGHAELLAEDESLPARAREQLKVIEAASQRMRLLIDDILSHRPAAMIAEPTQHADVDLGRVVAGSVESFRPAADSAGIELALDVPPGLWVHGDAFRLRQVIDNLLSNAIKYTPESGHVTVAVAAERDMVRVRVSDDGVGISAEDLPRVFDPYFRTSSAQRSGVSGTGLGMGIARSIVEAHGGELVLESQVDIGTTADVLLPRAAKATS; the protein is encoded by the coding sequence GTGCTGGCTCTGCTGCACACCGCGATCACCGGTTTCGACGACTCGACCATCGCCCGGCTGCTCATCATCGCCCTGTCGCTCAGCTTCCTCGGGATGAGCACCTACCTCACGGCCCGTCAGACGCGCGCGTTCAAACGGCTCCTGCAACGACAGGCCGGGAAGCTGCAGGAGACCGTCGCCCGGGTGCGGTCGCAGGAGCGCCGGGTGAGCCTCATGCTGAACGCGATCGACACCGGTATCGTGCGGTTGTCCGCGGACGGCAGGGTCCTCGCGATGAACGACACCTACCGGTGGCTCTACGGGCTCAGCGGCAGCGATCCGACGGCTCCGCCGACGAGCGTCGAGTACGTGGCGCTGCGCGGCCCGGCGCTGAGCGAGAACGACCGGCCGATCGTTCGCGCGGCCCGCGGCGAGACGCTGGAGGAGGAGCGGATCTGGCTGTTCGACGCGGACGGCGGCTGGCACGCGCTCTCGGTGTCGACGCGGCCCCTGCCGGACTCGGCGAACGAGGCGCCCAGCATCCTCCTCGTGATCCACGACATCACCGCGCTGATCGAGTCGCGCCGCGCCCAGGAGCGGATGGCCGCCGTCGTCTCGCACGAGCTCCGCAATCCGCTGACGGCGATCCTCGGTCACGCCGAGCTGCTGGCCGAGGACGAATCGCTGCCGGCGCGTGCCCGGGAGCAGCTGAAGGTCATCGAGGCGGCGTCGCAACGGATGCGCCTGCTGATCGACGACATCCTCAGCCATCGCCCTGCTGCCATGATCGCCGAGCCGACGCAGCACGCGGACGTCGATCTGGGACGCGTGGTCGCGGGCTCGGTCGAGTCCTTCCGGCCGGCGGCGGACAGCGCCGGGATCGAGCTGGCACTCGATGTCCCTCCGGGCCTGTGGGTGCACGGCGACGCGTTCCGTCTCCGCCAGGTGATCGACAACCTGCTGAGCAACGCGATCAAGTACACGCCGGAGTCCGGTCATGTGACGGTGGCCGTCGCCGCGGAGCGGGACATGGTCCGCGTGCGCGTGTCGGACGACGGCGTGGGGATCTCGGCGGAGGACCTGCCCCGCGTCTTCGACCCCTACTTCCGCACCTCGAGCGCGCAGCGCAGCGGCGTCTCCGGCACGGGCCTCGGGATGGGGATCGCGCGCTCGATCGTCGAGGCGCACGGCGGCGAGCTCGTCCTCGAGTCCCAGGTGGACATCGGCACGACCGCCGACGTGCTCCTCCCGCGCGCCGCGAAGGCGACCTCGTGA
- a CDS encoding DUF4012 domain-containing protein — protein MPSPPPSPRSTTWRTPPCSPSRRRRPDSRSPALRPTGGHFDVAALTALQAPAAQAAAGTASAAASVDAIDTPGLLPPLARQIDELRGMLDTARTATDALNRATALMPDILGASGPRNYLVVFQNNAEWRSLGGIIGAMAMIHTENGEMSLTAQGSSSDFTRYRDSVVPLSDEITAIMGQKPGVYIQNPTQIPDFAVGAPIAQEMWQRHTGVRVDGVISLDPVTLSYVLAATGPITLPTGDVLTSDNAVALLLNGVYERYSVPAEQDAFFKAAAAIVFQTLAKGSVDPAKLVEALARAGAENRVLVWSADPAEQAVLDGTTLQGGLPVTDATTTGFGVYVNDGTGSKMDFYTHLGVGVGWCTDTEGSPDAALTVTVRSDAPADAASLPSYITGGGGFGVRAGITRTVAYLYLPAGSEVVFSTSDGPSSAPGFGSGTNEGRPVLTWTTDLPPGGSATARIRVRTPQTEGLTARVTPVIPANAETISASCSSAG, from the coding sequence ATGCCGTCTCCACCTCCATCGCCGCGGTCGACGACGTGGCGAACACCGCCCTGCAGCCCCTCGCGCAGACGGCGTCCGGATTCTCGCTCGCCCGCGCTGCGCCCCACGGGCGGGCACTTCGACGTCGCCGCGCTGACCGCGCTGCAGGCGCCTGCCGCCCAGGCCGCCGCCGGCACGGCGTCCGCGGCCGCATCCGTCGACGCCATCGACACGCCCGGGCTGCTGCCGCCGCTCGCCCGCCAGATCGACGAGCTGCGGGGCATGCTCGACACCGCCCGCACCGCGACGGACGCGCTGAACCGGGCCACGGCCCTGATGCCGGACATCCTCGGCGCGAGCGGTCCGCGCAACTACCTCGTGGTCTTCCAGAACAACGCCGAGTGGCGGTCTTTGGGCGGGATCATCGGCGCGATGGCGATGATCCACACGGAGAACGGCGAGATGTCGCTGACCGCCCAGGGCTCGTCCTCCGACTTCACCCGCTACCGGGACTCGGTCGTGCCGCTGAGCGACGAGATCACCGCGATCATGGGCCAGAAGCCCGGGGTGTACATCCAGAACCCGACGCAGATCCCCGACTTCGCCGTCGGGGCACCGATCGCGCAGGAGATGTGGCAGCGGCACACGGGCGTCCGCGTCGACGGCGTGATCTCGCTCGATCCGGTCACCCTGTCCTACGTGCTGGCGGCGACCGGTCCGATCACGCTCCCGACGGGCGACGTGCTCACCTCCGACAACGCCGTGGCGCTGCTGCTCAACGGGGTCTACGAGCGCTACTCGGTGCCTGCGGAGCAGGACGCGTTCTTCAAGGCGGCCGCCGCCATCGTCTTCCAGACGCTGGCGAAAGGCTCCGTCGACCCCGCGAAGCTCGTCGAGGCGCTCGCGCGCGCCGGCGCCGAGAACCGGGTGCTCGTCTGGAGCGCCGACCCGGCCGAGCAGGCGGTGCTGGACGGCACGACGCTGCAGGGGGGCCTCCCCGTCACCGACGCGACGACCACCGGCTTCGGCGTCTACGTCAACGACGGCACCGGTTCGAAGATGGACTTCTACACCCATCTCGGCGTGGGGGTGGGCTGGTGCACGGACACGGAGGGCAGCCCGGACGCCGCGCTCACGGTCACGGTGCGCAGCGACGCGCCCGCCGACGCCGCGTCACTGCCGAGCTACATCACGGGCGGCGGCGGCTTCGGGGTCAGGGCGGGGATCACGCGGACGGTCGCCTACCTCTACCTCCCCGCGGGCAGCGAGGTGGTGTTCTCGACCAGCGACGGCCCGTCGAGCGCCCCGGGCTTCGGCAGCGGCACGAACGAGGGCCGGCCCGTGCTGACCTGGACGACAGATCTCCCCCCGGGCGGGAGCGCGACCGCGCGCATCCGCGTCCGCACCCCGCAGACCGAGGGGCTCACGGCCCGCGTCACCCCCGTGATCCCCGCGAACGCCGAGACGATTTCCGCATCTTGCAGTTCTGCGGGATAA
- a CDS encoding cell wall protein, whose protein sequence is MSHLLARTFGLLAVVTSLVIGTAIPAVAYAPADSITVSSTTVDRGGSVQLGVQNGTFGSGERLTITVRGENASGVSFALVRAGVETATHTATANAAGGMNALTLTFPENASGAYTIAVFSASSPGANVTVTIGSLSVTGFDSQSLIGLWVGGGALILAGIVVLIASFVVRRRRKLDEA, encoded by the coding sequence ATGTCACACCTCCTGGCCCGCACCTTCGGGCTTCTCGCCGTCGTCACATCGCTCGTGATCGGCACCGCCATCCCCGCCGTCGCCTATGCCCCCGCGGACTCGATCACCGTCTCGTCCACGACGGTCGACCGCGGCGGCTCGGTCCAGCTCGGCGTCCAGAACGGCACCTTCGGCAGCGGAGAGCGTCTCACGATCACGGTGCGCGGCGAGAACGCCTCCGGCGTCTCGTTCGCCCTCGTGCGCGCAGGGGTGGAGACGGCGACCCACACCGCCACGGCCAACGCCGCCGGCGGCATGAACGCCCTCACCCTCACCTTCCCGGAGAACGCATCGGGCGCCTACACGATCGCGGTGTTCTCCGCGTCCTCACCGGGCGCGAACGTCACGGTGACCATCGGCTCGCTCTCGGTCACCGGATTCGACAGCCAGTCGCTGATCGGGCTGTGGGTGGGCGGCGGCGCGCTGATCCTCGCGGGCATCGTGGTCCTGATCGCCTCGTTCGTCGTCCGCCGCCGCCGCAAGCTCGACGAGGCCTGA
- a CDS encoding endonuclease/exonuclease/phosphatase family protein, with protein MRVISYNLCKHRAAGELTSLVEAHAVDVLCLQEADTADIPTRLAGLRLADATQRNRLGLAVYFRESSFRLGEVRALSLKKSLHDRVLKPAEERMLGVRLHDIDAGREIIVASFHAAPLTALNSLRRHQIRAALAALEDLGPGLPSLMVGDYNYPVFKEKLGERVREQGYELTLSDSRTYTRYRFFRGHYDFATSVGFDIQTVRTLPQGLSDHLPILVTADVDTASRRLAG; from the coding sequence ATGCGGGTGATCTCGTACAACCTCTGCAAACACCGTGCCGCCGGTGAGCTCACCTCGCTCGTCGAGGCGCACGCGGTCGACGTCCTGTGCCTCCAGGAGGCCGACACCGCCGACATCCCCACCCGGCTGGCCGGGCTGCGGCTGGCCGATGCCACGCAGCGCAACCGCCTCGGCCTCGCCGTCTACTTCCGCGAGAGCAGCTTCCGCCTCGGCGAGGTGCGGGCGCTCTCGCTCAAGAAGTCCCTCCACGACCGCGTGCTCAAGCCGGCCGAGGAGCGGATGCTGGGCGTGCGTCTGCACGACATCGACGCGGGCCGCGAGATCATCGTCGCGTCGTTCCACGCGGCCCCCCTCACGGCGCTGAACTCGCTGCGGCGGCACCAGATCCGTGCGGCTCTCGCAGCCCTCGAAGACCTCGGCCCGGGACTTCCCAGCCTCATGGTGGGGGACTACAACTACCCGGTGTTCAAAGAGAAGCTGGGCGAACGCGTCCGCGAGCAGGGCTACGAGCTCACCCTCAGCGACTCGCGCACCTACACGCGATACCGGTTCTTCCGGGGGCACTACGACTTCGCGACCTCGGTCGGCTTCGACATCCAGACCGTGCGGACTCTGCCGCAGGGACTGAGCGATCACCTGCCGATCCTCGTGACCGCGGACGTCGACACGGCCTCGCGCCGGCTCGCGGGCTGA
- the truA gene encoding tRNA pseudouridine(38-40) synthase TruA: protein MRIRLDIAYDGTHFRGWARQPGLRTVQGTLEAAIARVLGGEPRLVVAGRTDAGVHASGQVAHLDLDQQQTARVAPRRGSADPVADLAHRIRGVLGAYPDVTVSRTSIAPDGFDARFSAVWRRYAYRVADDVPGYDPLERARTTRVRGRLEVAPMDAAARSLIGLHDFAAYCKPREGATTIRTLLDFGWTRQPDGVLLAHVTADAFCHSMVRGLVGACVAVGSGRLRVEDVARLRDDAQRTSAFAVLAARGLTLAEVGYPADELLAARAEQTRARRDEE, encoded by the coding sequence GTGCGGATCCGCCTCGACATCGCCTATGACGGAACGCACTTCCGTGGATGGGCCCGCCAGCCGGGCCTGCGCACGGTGCAGGGCACGCTGGAGGCGGCGATCGCCCGAGTCCTCGGAGGCGAGCCGCGGCTGGTCGTGGCCGGGCGTACGGACGCCGGTGTGCACGCGAGCGGGCAGGTCGCCCACCTCGACCTCGATCAGCAGCAGACGGCACGCGTGGCGCCGCGACGGGGAAGCGCGGATCCCGTGGCGGACCTCGCGCATCGGATCCGCGGCGTGCTGGGCGCGTACCCGGATGTCACCGTGTCGCGCACCTCGATCGCCCCCGACGGCTTCGATGCGCGGTTCTCGGCGGTCTGGCGGCGTTACGCGTACCGTGTCGCGGACGACGTGCCCGGCTACGACCCGCTCGAGCGTGCGCGGACGACCAGGGTTCGGGGCCGGCTCGAGGTCGCGCCGATGGACGCCGCCGCCCGCTCGCTCATCGGACTCCACGATTTCGCCGCCTACTGCAAGCCACGCGAAGGCGCCACCACGATCCGCACGCTTCTCGACTTCGGCTGGACCCGGCAGCCGGACGGCGTGCTCCTCGCCCACGTGACCGCCGACGCGTTCTGCCACAGCATGGTGCGCGGTCTCGTGGGCGCGTGCGTCGCCGTGGGATCCGGGCGGCTGCGGGTCGAGGACGTGGCGCGGCTGCGTGACGATGCGCAGCGCACGAGCGCGTTCGCCGTCCTCGCCGCCCGCGGGCTCACGCTCGCCGAGGTCGGCTATCCGGCCGACGAGCTGCTCGCCGCGCGCGCCGAGCAGACCCGTGCCCGGCGCGACGAGGAGTGA
- the rplQ gene encoding 50S ribosomal protein L17: MPKPTKGPRLGGGPAHERLLLANLAAALFTHKSIKTTETKAKRLRPLAERLITFAKRGDLHARRRVLSVIGDKEVVHVLFTEIAPLVADREGGYTRITKVGNRKGDNAPMAVIELVLEPVTKRRSAAEATSSATKAAAAPVADETEKPADAPAEETEAPAEAAEAGAESPEEGAAAEAVAADAVEGESAEK, from the coding sequence ATGCCTAAGCCCACGAAGGGTCCCCGTCTCGGCGGGGGACCGGCCCACGAACGTCTGCTGCTCGCGAACCTCGCCGCCGCGCTGTTCACGCACAAGTCCATCAAGACCACCGAGACCAAGGCCAAGCGGCTTCGTCCGCTCGCCGAGCGCCTCATCACCTTCGCCAAGCGCGGCGACCTGCACGCTCGCCGTCGGGTGTTGTCGGTCATCGGCGACAAGGAGGTCGTGCACGTCCTGTTCACCGAGATCGCGCCGCTCGTGGCCGATCGTGAGGGTGGCTACACGCGCATCACCAAGGTGGGCAACCGGAAGGGCGACAACGCGCCCATGGCCGTGATCGAGCTCGTGCTCGAGCCCGTCACCAAGCGCCGTTCCGCCGCCGAGGCCACGTCCTCCGCGACGAAGGCTGCGGCTGCTCCCGTCGCGGACGAGACCGAGAAGCCGGCCGACGCCCCCGCCGAGGAGACCGAGGCCCCCGCCGAGGCCGCTGAGGCCGGCGCCGAGTCGCCCGAGGAGGGCGCGGCCGCCGAGGCCGTCGCCGCCGACGCCGTCGAGGGCGAGTCCGCCGAGAAGTGA
- a CDS encoding DNA-directed RNA polymerase subunit alpha, which translates to MLIAQRPTLTEEKVGEFRSRFVIEPLEPGFGYTIGNALRRSLLSSIPGAAVTSIRIDGVLHEFDTIPGVKEDVVEIILNIKRLVVSSERDEPITAYLRKTGAGEVTAADISAPAGVEVHNPELVIATLNDTARFELELTIERGRGYVSATQNRNEYAEAGQIPIDSIYSPVLKVSYRVDATRAGERTDFDKLVLDVETKPAIAPRDAVASAGRTLTELFGLARELNVEAEGIEIGPAPVETVLTNELSMPIEDLDLSVRSYNCLKREGINTVSELVALSETQLMNIRNFGQKSVDEVRDKLISLGLSLKDSVPGFDGAHFYSGYDDETV; encoded by the coding sequence GTGCTCATCGCACAGCGTCCCACTCTGACCGAGGAGAAGGTCGGGGAGTTCCGCAGTCGTTTCGTGATCGAGCCCCTCGAGCCCGGCTTCGGGTACACGATCGGCAACGCGCTGCGTCGCAGCCTCCTGTCCTCCATCCCGGGAGCGGCCGTCACCAGCATCCGCATCGACGGCGTCCTGCACGAGTTCGACACCATCCCCGGTGTCAAGGAGGATGTCGTCGAGATCATCCTCAACATCAAGCGTCTCGTCGTCTCGAGCGAGCGCGATGAGCCGATCACGGCCTACCTGCGCAAGACGGGTGCGGGCGAGGTCACGGCCGCCGACATCTCGGCTCCCGCCGGCGTCGAGGTGCACAACCCCGAGCTCGTGATCGCGACCCTCAACGACACCGCGCGCTTCGAGCTCGAGCTGACGATCGAGCGCGGTCGCGGCTACGTCTCCGCGACGCAGAACCGCAACGAGTACGCCGAGGCCGGTCAGATCCCGATCGACTCCATCTACTCGCCCGTGCTGAAGGTCAGCTACCGCGTCGACGCGACCCGCGCCGGTGAGCGCACGGACTTCGACAAGCTCGTGCTGGATGTCGAGACCAAGCCCGCGATCGCCCCCCGCGACGCGGTCGCCTCGGCCGGCCGCACCCTCACCGAGCTGTTCGGTCTCGCGCGCGAGCTGAACGTCGAGGCCGAGGGCATCGAGATCGGCCCCGCGCCGGTCGAGACCGTGCTCACCAACGAGCTGTCGATGCCGATCGAGGATCTCGACCTGTCGGTCCGTTCGTACAACTGCCTGAAGCGCGAGGGCATCAACACGGTCTCGGAGCTGGTCGCCCTCTCCGAGACGCAGCTGATGAACATCCGCAACTTCGGCCAGAAGTCGGTCGACGAGGTGCGCGACAAGCTCATCTCGCTCGGTCTGTCGCTCAAGGACTCGGTGCCCGGTTTCGACGGCGCCCACTTCTACAGCGGCTACGACGACGAGACCGTCTGA
- the rpsK gene encoding 30S ribosomal protein S11 — MAQAKSAARKPRRKEKKNIAVGHAHIKSTFNNTIVSITDPSGAVISWASSGGVGFKGSRKSTPYAAGMAAESAARQAAEHGVKKVDVFVKGPGSGRETAIRSLTAAGLEVGSIQDVTPQAHNGCRPPKRRRV; from the coding sequence ATGGCACAGGCCAAGTCCGCGGCGCGCAAGCCCCGCCGCAAGGAGAAGAAGAACATCGCCGTGGGTCACGCCCACATCAAGTCGACGTTCAACAACACGATCGTCTCGATCACGGACCCCTCGGGTGCCGTCATCAGCTGGGCGTCCTCGGGCGGTGTGGGCTTCAAGGGCTCGCGCAAGTCGACCCCGTACGCCGCCGGCATGGCCGCCGAGTCGGCCGCCCGTCAGGCTGCCGAGCACGGCGTCAAGAAGGTCGACGTCTTCGTCAAGGGCCCGGGCTCGGGTCGCGAGACGGCGATCCGTTCGCTGACCGCAGCGGGTCTCGAGGTCGGCTCGATCCAGGACGTCACGCCGCAGGCGCACAACGGCTGCCGTCCCCCCAAGCGCCGCCGCGTCTGA
- the rpsM gene encoding 30S ribosomal protein S13 codes for MARLAGVDIPRDKRVVIALTYIYGIGRTRSNEILAATGIDENIRVKDLSDDQLVALRDHIEGTYKVEGDLRREVAADIRRKVEIGSYEGLRHRRGLPVRGQRTKTNARTRKGPKRTVAGKKKAR; via the coding sequence ATGGCACGTCTTGCCGGCGTCGACATCCCGCGCGACAAGCGCGTGGTGATCGCACTCACCTACATCTACGGCATCGGCCGTACCCGCTCGAACGAGATCCTGGCTGCGACCGGGATCGACGAGAACATCCGCGTCAAGGACCTCAGCGACGACCAGCTCGTCGCGCTCCGCGACCACATCGAGGGCACCTACAAGGTGGAGGGTGACCTTCGCCGCGAGGTGGCCGCCGACATCCGCCGCAAGGTCGAGATCGGCTCCTACGAGGGCCTGCGCCACCGCCGCGGCCTTCCCGTGCGCGGTCAGCGCACCAAGACCAACGCGCGTACGCGCAAGGGTCCCAAGCGCACCGTCGCCGGCAAGAAGAAGGCGCGCTAA
- the rpmJ gene encoding 50S ribosomal protein L36, translating into MKVNPSVKPICDHCKVIRRHGRVMVICKSNPRHKQRQG; encoded by the coding sequence ATGAAGGTCAACCCGAGCGTCAAGCCGATCTGCGATCACTGCAAGGTGATCCGCCGTCACGGCCGCGTCATGGTCATCTGCAAGTCGAACCCGCGTCACAAGCAGCGCCAGGGCTGA